The following proteins are encoded in a genomic region of Jaculus jaculus isolate mJacJac1 chromosome 21, mJacJac1.mat.Y.cur, whole genome shotgun sequence:
- the Tecr gene encoding very-long-chain enoyl-CoA reductase has protein sequence MKHYEVEILDAKTRERLCFLDKVEPQATIVEIKNLFAKTHPQWYPARQSLRLDPKGKSLKDEDVLQKLPVGTTATLYFRDLGAQISWVTVFLTEYAGPLFIYLLFYFRVPFLYGRRHDFTSSRHAVVHLACICHSFHYVKRLLETLFVHRFSHGTMPLRNIFKNCAYYWGFAAWMAYYINHPLYTPPTYGAQQVKLALAIFVICQLGNFSIHMALRDLRPAGSKTRKIPYPTKNPFTWLFLLVSCPNYTYEVGSWIGFAIMTQCLPVALFSLVGFTQMTIWAKGKHRSYLKEFHDYPPLRMPIIPFLL, from the exons GTGGAGATTCTGGATGCCAAGACAAGGGAGAGGCTCTGCTTCCTGGACAAG GTGGAGCCTCAGGCCACCATTGTGGAGATCAAGAACCTCTTCGCCAAGACGC ATCCGCAGTGGTACCCCGCCCGCCAGTCCCTCCGCCTGGACCCCA AGGGCAAGTCACTGAAGGATGAGGACGTTCTGCAGAAGCTCCCCGTGGGCACCACGGCCACCCTCTACTTCCGGGACCTGGGGGCGCAGATCAGCTGGGTGACG GTCTTCCTGACCGAGTACGCGGGCCCGCTCTTCATCTACCTGCTCTTCTACTTCCGCGTGCCCTTCCTCTACGGCCGCAGACACGACTTCACGTCCAGCCGGCACGCGGTGGTGCA CCTCGCCTGCATCTGCCACTCATTCCACTACGTCAAGCGCCTGCTGGAGACGCTCTTCGTGCATCGCTTCTCACATGGCACCATGCCCTTGCGCAACATCTTCAAG AACTGCGCCTACTACTGGGGCTTTGCAGCCTGGATGGCCTACTACATCAACCACCCCCTCTACACGCCCCCCA CCTACGGAGCTCAGCAGGTCAAGCTGGCGCTGGCCATCTTTGTG ATCTGTCAGCTGGGGAACTTCTCCATCCACATGGCTCTGCGGGACCTGAGGCCCGCGG GCTCCAAGACCAGGAAGATCCCGTACCCCACCAAGAACCCGTtcacctggctcttcctgctGGTGTCCTGCCCCAACTACACCTACGAG GTGGGGTCCTGGATCGGCTTTGCCATCATGACGCAGTGTCTCCCAG tggccctctTCTCCCTGGTGGGCTTCACCCAGATGACCATCTGGGCCAAGGGCAAGCACCGCAGCTACCTGAAGGAGTTCCACGACTACCCGCCCCTGCGCATGCCCATCATCCCCTTCCTGCTCTGA